The Halomicronema hongdechloris C2206 genome includes a window with the following:
- a CDS encoding diflavin flavoprotein yields MTTTHSPRDVQVFPIAAQTMAMRSRSWNRLRFEIEYALERGTTANSYVISADKTALIDPPGESFLDRFLTELTRHIDLYQITYIVLGHINPNRAATLKILLQRLPDVTVVCSNPAALALKDLLPDASPRVRVIRSGDDELDLGQGHRLQFIPIPTPRWPGGLATYDTYTQVLYTDKFFGAHLCGDDVYDLGWDELLEDRRYYFDCLMAPSARQVMTVLDRLEAFPLRVMAPGHGPIVLYGARELFQSYRQWSVAQKGQEYSVALIYASAYGNTATMAQALARGITKAEMAVEAINAEQADPEEIRTAVEKSAGFLIGSPTLGGHAPTQIQTALGIVLSTASKTQPAGVFGSFGWSGEAIDLLEAKLKDAGYTLAFEPLRVKFKPTDVTLKYCEEVGTDFAQSLKKTKRAKQPRTPASSVEQAVGRLVGSLSVVTAYQGEVASAMLASWVAQATFNPPGFTIAVAKDRAIESLLYPGNAFVLNLLAEGKHIGPMKHFLKPFGPGEDRFAGIDTKPAANGAPVLQDAIACLECRVEKRMECGDHWVVYAIATAGQVLDPEAKTAVHQRKSGRHY; encoded by the coding sequence ATGACTACCACCCATTCACCTAGAGATGTCCAGGTATTTCCCATCGCTGCCCAGACCATGGCGATGCGATCGCGCAGTTGGAATCGGCTACGCTTCGAGATTGAATATGCCCTCGAGCGCGGTACCACAGCCAACAGTTATGTGATCAGTGCCGACAAGACGGCCCTGATTGACCCGCCGGGGGAATCTTTCCTCGATAGGTTTCTGACGGAACTCACCCGCCATATCGATCTCTATCAGATCACCTACATTGTGTTGGGCCACATCAATCCCAACCGGGCCGCTACCCTGAAGATATTGCTGCAGCGGCTGCCCGATGTCACTGTGGTCTGCTCTAACCCGGCGGCTTTAGCCCTGAAGGATTTGCTGCCCGATGCCTCTCCTCGAGTGCGAGTGATTCGCAGCGGCGATGACGAACTGGATCTGGGCCAGGGCCATCGGCTGCAGTTTATACCGATTCCTACCCCCCGCTGGCCAGGGGGACTGGCCACCTACGACACCTATACCCAGGTGCTCTATACCGATAAGTTTTTTGGCGCCCATTTGTGTGGTGACGACGTCTATGATCTGGGCTGGGACGAACTACTGGAGGACCGGCGCTACTATTTCGACTGTCTGATGGCCCCTAGTGCCCGCCAGGTCATGACCGTGCTCGACCGGCTAGAAGCCTTTCCCCTGCGAGTCATGGCCCCTGGCCACGGTCCTATCGTGCTCTATGGTGCCCGGGAGCTATTTCAGAGTTATCGCCAGTGGAGCGTGGCCCAGAAGGGGCAGGAATACTCGGTGGCCTTAATTTATGCCTCGGCCTACGGCAATACCGCCACCATGGCTCAAGCTCTGGCCCGGGGCATTACCAAAGCGGAGATGGCAGTAGAGGCCATTAACGCCGAACAGGCTGATCCCGAGGAGATTCGCACCGCCGTAGAGAAATCCGCTGGCTTTTTGATCGGGTCTCCTACCTTAGGTGGCCATGCCCCCACCCAGATTCAGACAGCCTTAGGCATCGTTTTATCGACGGCCTCGAAAACCCAACCCGCTGGCGTCTTTGGCTCCTTTGGCTGGAGTGGCGAGGCCATCGATCTCTTAGAGGCCAAACTGAAGGATGCCGGCTATACCCTGGCTTTCGAGCCGCTGCGAGTTAAATTCAAACCCACCGATGTCACTCTCAAATACTGCGAAGAGGTAGGTACCGACTTCGCCCAGTCTCTGAAGAAAACTAAACGAGCCAAGCAACCTCGCACCCCCGCATCTTCTGTGGAACAAGCAGTGGGACGGCTAGTGGGTTCTCTCTCTGTGGTTACAGCCTATCAGGGGGAGGTGGCCAGTGCCATGTTAGCCTCCTGGGTAGCCCAGGCCACCTTTAACCCTCCTGGCTTCACGATAGCCGTGGCCAAGGATCGGGCCATCGAGTCCCTGCTGTATCCCGGTAATGCCTTTGTCCTTAATCTCTTGGCTGAGGGCAAACATATTGGCCCCATGAAACACTTTCTCAAGCCCTTTGGCCCCGGCGAGGACCGTTTCGCCGGCATTGATACGAAACCGGCTGCCAACGGGGCTCCCGTACTGCAAGATGCCATTGCCTGCTTAGAGTGTCGGGTGGAGAAGCGCATGGAATGTGGAGACCACTGGGTGGTGTATGCGATCGCAACGGCTGGACAGGTGTTAGACCCGGAGGCTAAAACTGCTGTTCACCAGCGTAAATCGGGTCGCCACTATTAA
- a CDS encoding diflavin flavoprotein: protein MVTSVQPKRLTMQVADVAPEMTTIRSLDWDRDRFDIEFGLQNGTTYNSHIIRGDKVALVDTSHEKFRQLYLDTLTGQIDPKRIDYIIISHTEPDHSGLVGDVLELAPQATVVGAKVAIAFLENLIHRPFQRQVVKNGDVLDLGQGHELTFINAPNLHWPDTIFTYDPKTAILFTCDAFGLHYCSDDLYDEDLKAISPDFRFYYDCLMAPNARSVLSAMKRMDALDAPIQTIATGHGPLLRHNVEELTGRYRRWSQAKSQAETLVAVFYISDYGYSDRISQAIARGITKTGVAVEMMDMRGADTHEVQELVSRANGVAIGMPPSSGDRAKQAQATLGTILAAVHSKQTIGLFESYGGDDDPIDPLMSRFQELDVTPAFAPIRLKDTPTEATYQLCEETGTDFGQLLSQKDRLKQLKALDGDLQKALGRISSGLYIITAKQGDISSAMVASWVSQASFEPLGFTISVAKDRAIESLMQVGDPFVLNVLEEGRHLPLMKHFLKRFPPGADRFAGVRTRLAQNGVPILADALAYLECQVATRMEMSDHWLVYCTVQDGRVSNPDGITAVHHRKVGTYY, encoded by the coding sequence ATGGTTACTAGCGTGCAGCCTAAACGCCTGACGATGCAGGTGGCTGATGTTGCCCCAGAGATGACGACTATACGTTCTCTAGATTGGGATCGCGATCGCTTCGACATTGAGTTTGGACTGCAGAATGGCACTACCTACAACTCCCACATCATCCGAGGAGATAAGGTGGCTCTGGTGGATACCTCCCATGAAAAGTTTCGCCAACTCTATCTCGATACCCTGACGGGGCAAATTGACCCTAAGCGCATTGATTACATCATCATCAGCCATACGGAGCCCGATCACAGTGGGCTGGTGGGAGATGTGCTGGAACTGGCTCCCCAGGCGACGGTGGTGGGCGCTAAGGTTGCGATCGCATTTCTAGAAAACCTGATCCATCGCCCTTTCCAACGGCAGGTTGTCAAAAACGGTGATGTGCTAGATCTGGGCCAGGGCCATGAACTGACCTTCATCAATGCTCCCAACCTGCACTGGCCCGACACCATCTTTACCTACGATCCTAAGACGGCCATCCTCTTCACCTGCGATGCCTTTGGCCTCCATTACTGCAGCGATGACCTCTACGACGAAGACCTAAAGGCCATTTCTCCCGACTTTCGGTTTTACTACGACTGCCTCATGGCCCCCAACGCCCGTTCCGTGCTCTCGGCCATGAAGCGCATGGATGCCCTTGATGCTCCTATTCAGACCATCGCCACTGGCCATGGTCCCCTACTGCGGCACAACGTAGAAGAACTGACCGGGCGCTATCGCCGCTGGAGTCAAGCGAAAAGCCAAGCCGAGACTCTGGTGGCCGTGTTCTACATCTCCGACTACGGCTACAGCGATCGCATCTCCCAGGCCATTGCCCGAGGCATCACCAAGACCGGTGTGGCCGTCGAAATGATGGACATGCGCGGTGCCGACACCCACGAGGTGCAGGAACTGGTGAGTCGCGCCAACGGTGTAGCCATTGGCATGCCTCCCTCCTCTGGCGATCGGGCCAAGCAGGCCCAAGCCACCCTAGGGACCATTCTGGCCGCCGTCCACAGTAAGCAAACCATCGGCCTGTTCGAGTCCTACGGCGGCGACGATGACCCCATCGATCCCCTCATGAGTAGGTTTCAGGAACTGGATGTCACGCCCGCCTTTGCTCCGATTCGCCTGAAAGACACGCCCACAGAAGCCACCTACCAGCTTTGTGAAGAGACGGGCACCGACTTTGGCCAATTGTTAAGCCAGAAGGATCGTCTGAAGCAACTGAAAGCCTTGGATGGCGATCTGCAAAAGGCCCTGGGCCGCATCAGCAGTGGTCTCTACATCATTACGGCCAAACAAGGTGATATCAGCAGCGCCATGGTGGCCTCTTGGGTCTCCCAGGCCAGCTTTGAGCCCTTGGGCTTTACCATATCGGTGGCTAAGGATCGGGCCATCGAATCCCTAATGCAAGTGGGTGATCCCTTCGTGCTCAATGTGCTCGAGGAGGGGCGTCACCTACCCTTGATGAAGCACTTCCTCAAACGCTTCCCGCCAGGGGCCGACCGCTTTGCTGGAGTGCGCACCCGTCTGGCCCAGAATGGAGTGCCAATTCTAGCTGATGCCTTGGCTTATCTAGAGTGCCAGGTGGCCACTCGCATGGAAATGAGCGATCACTGGCTGGTCTATTGCACGGTCCAGGATGGCAGAGTCTCTAATCCCGATGGCATCACCGCCGTCCATCATCGTAAAGTCGGCACCTATTATTAA
- a CDS encoding tRNA (5-methylaminomethyl-2-thiouridine)(34)-methyltransferase MnmD, whose amino-acid sequence MVHHPLVPYDDFAPELTADGSFTFYSETFDEGFHSAAGAYQEARHTYGDSTRLCQKAFGSRLCLLDVCYGLGYNSAAALDIIWQTNPTCRVTLVGLELDARVPVAAVEAGFTEGWSPDTQAILKQLAHQHTIQTDYLEARLLIGDARQTIQPLVKSGFQADAIFFDPFSPPHCPQLWTVEFIAQVAHCLKPAGYLATYSCAAAVRTAFQQTGLSIGAIPAAGRRWSGTLVNWSGIGLPALTQREQEHLDTKAAVPYRDPTLKDTAEAIQQRRRQEQQTSPLRPTGQWRKRWLGRT is encoded by the coding sequence ATGGTCCATCATCCACTGGTTCCCTACGACGATTTTGCCCCAGAGCTTACTGCTGATGGCTCCTTCACCTTTTATTCTGAGACCTTCGACGAAGGGTTCCACAGCGCCGCCGGGGCCTATCAGGAAGCCCGCCACACCTATGGAGACAGTACCCGACTGTGCCAGAAAGCCTTTGGCTCACGGCTCTGCCTGCTAGATGTCTGCTACGGTCTGGGCTACAACTCTGCCGCCGCCCTAGACATCATCTGGCAGACCAATCCCACCTGTCGAGTCACCCTGGTGGGTCTAGAACTAGATGCTAGGGTGCCGGTGGCCGCGGTAGAGGCCGGATTTACTGAGGGATGGTCCCCTGACACCCAAGCTATCCTGAAGCAGTTGGCCCATCAGCACACCATCCAGACTGACTACCTCGAGGCCCGCCTATTGATAGGAGATGCTCGCCAAACTATCCAACCGCTTGTAAAGAGCGGGTTCCAAGCCGACGCCATCTTCTTCGATCCCTTCTCACCGCCCCACTGTCCTCAACTCTGGACCGTAGAATTTATTGCTCAGGTGGCTCACTGCCTCAAACCCGCAGGCTATCTCGCCACCTACTCCTGTGCTGCCGCCGTCCGTACCGCCTTTCAACAGACAGGATTAAGCATTGGTGCCATCCCTGCCGCTGGTCGCCGCTGGTCCGGTACCCTGGTTAACTGGTCGGGCATAGGCTTACCTGCCCTGACTCAGCGAGAACAGGAACACCTGGACACTAAAGCAGCTGTTCCTTACCGCGACCCCACCCTGAAAGATACCGCCGAAGCCATTCAGCAACGCCGCCGCCAGGAGCAGCAAACCTCTCCCTTAAGACCGACAGGGCAATGGCGCAAGCGCTGGCTAGGACGGACCTAG
- a CDS encoding response regulator, with translation MVRRQHGIRNSIAVRYLGATLAIFMGVQFSVQAIHTRRESAERLQNLEERLESRVRLLEGVSSEALLRMDFLALERLMEQINRDGAVVYSVAVSPTGDALTQYLNAANPYVAKAIAASPSSEPLSVIATIQQSSDIREIRVPIQAGDELLGEICLGYSTRQLQREIVNKIVAEAIAVLIISVLVTASTLVLFQREIFTPLNELNELAHALARGNLDRRATIKRHNEIGSLQRAFNAMATTLQQTLKDIKGQEILLRSIIDRIPQAVFWKDRQGQYLGGNHRFAHDAGVSTPDDIIGLDDTRLPWRDQAPRHYADDCQVMEHNQCKLDQEELYVRADGTRRWLKSSKVPLADAAGNIIGIVGTYEDITESKLAAAKLEQQVERERLLGRITQRIYRFLDLDKTLDTTVTEVREFLQSDRVVIYRFNADWSGAIVAESVQEDWQSIFDISINDPCCFGKTCAQLYQTGGISNVSDVYTAGFKPCELELLETLQVKASLIVPIIQTDQLWGLLIAHQCDRARAWHETEVDLLRQLGMQVAIAAQQSELYRQSQSELRERMRVEQNLRASEALLRSLYEVTSAHQLDFDRTLQAILELGRQQFDLEVGALAKIEGDRYEIVLSQGPTGTITRGAILDLKQTYCHNVIQAQSPIFINRAEHSDWHHHPCYSAFGIEVYVGAPIIVNDAIYGTLHFYSTLATEKAFKSLDKELLMLMAQWLGGEIERQLAAQDLAQARDEALEATRAKSEFLAMMSHEIRTPMNAVIGMTGLLLDTPLTPTQQDFAATIRSSGDALLTIINDILDFSKIESGRLELEEHPFEIRDCVEESFDVLFAKAAEKQLELAYQIDHDVPDLVLGDVARLRQILVNLLSNAVKFTPKGEIVARVSTCSPSDGLAREAQTEDWRSLQFSVQDTGIGIPAERMDRLFQPFSQIDSSTTRKYGGTGLGLVICQQLVELMGGKIWMESEVGEGTTFFFTITIKALEQNHGIHTSSAHDLQQKAVLIVDDNDTNRKILMRQTQSWGLIPHVAASGTEALEILTRHPEIDLAILDMQMPHMDGLMVAQAIHQQPFYRHLPLVMLTSIGQYEMDEEQIKAHFAAFLNKPIKQSQLFNALIGIVHEQPIRIQYSEPQKFELDHQLAEKLPLKILVAEDNGVNQKLAIQLLQRLGYRADIVANGLEVLDAISRQFYDVILMDVQMPEMDGLTATRQICECYPAVERPYIVAMTANAMQGDRERCLHAGMNDYVGKPIRFNDLIQALTRGSSHLTNRQPPVLPTPEPVAEDDSSGSRVPMIDYGALQTTLASMGANSRDCLTMLLDIFVEETPALIQTMKTAIAHQDASALSFAAHKLKSSSASLGAVSLAERCRLLEGIGKEGDLTHGAAIVTEIEAHYSHVEAALSTFAVTGQ, from the coding sequence ATGGTGCGGCGGCAACACGGGATTAGAAACAGCATCGCGGTGCGATATCTGGGCGCCACCCTCGCCATTTTCATGGGGGTGCAATTCTCGGTTCAAGCCATTCACACCCGCCGGGAATCGGCAGAGCGTTTGCAGAACCTGGAAGAAAGGCTTGAAAGCAGAGTCCGACTTTTAGAAGGAGTCAGCTCTGAAGCCCTGCTCAGGATGGACTTTCTGGCCCTTGAGCGTCTGATGGAGCAGATCAACAGGGATGGGGCTGTTGTCTACAGTGTGGCCGTGTCTCCCACGGGGGATGCCCTGACCCAATACCTCAATGCTGCAAATCCTTACGTCGCCAAGGCGATCGCGGCGTCCCCCTCGTCTGAACCCCTATCGGTTATTGCCACCATTCAGCAATCGTCCGACATTCGTGAAATTCGGGTGCCGATTCAAGCGGGAGACGAGCTCCTCGGCGAAATTTGTCTCGGCTATTCGACCCGGCAGCTTCAACGAGAAATTGTCAATAAGATCGTGGCGGAGGCGATCGCCGTCCTGATCATCAGTGTTCTGGTCACGGCCTCAACCCTGGTGTTGTTTCAGCGTGAGATTTTCACCCCGCTGAATGAACTGAATGAACTGGCTCACGCCCTGGCCAGGGGCAATCTCGATCGCCGAGCAACGATCAAGCGCCATAACGAAATTGGCAGCCTGCAGCGTGCGTTCAATGCCATGGCAACGACGCTGCAGCAAACCCTAAAAGATATCAAAGGGCAAGAAATCCTGCTGAGAAGCATCATCGATCGCATCCCCCAGGCAGTGTTTTGGAAAGATCGCCAGGGGCAGTATCTCGGCGGCAACCACAGGTTTGCCCACGACGCCGGTGTCTCAACCCCAGACGACATCATCGGCCTGGATGACACCCGGCTGCCCTGGCGAGACCAGGCCCCACGGCACTATGCCGATGATTGCCAGGTGATGGAGCACAACCAGTGCAAACTCGATCAGGAAGAACTCTACGTCAGGGCAGACGGGACTCGGCGCTGGCTGAAGTCCAGCAAGGTGCCCCTGGCGGATGCGGCAGGCAACATCATCGGCATTGTGGGGACCTATGAAGATATTACCGAGTCCAAGCTCGCAGCCGCGAAACTCGAGCAGCAGGTCGAACGAGAGCGGTTACTGGGCCGCATTACGCAGCGAATTTACCGATTCCTGGATCTCGACAAAACCCTCGACACCACCGTCACCGAAGTCCGGGAATTTCTGCAGAGCGATCGCGTCGTGATCTACCGCTTCAATGCCGACTGGAGTGGTGCAATCGTCGCGGAATCGGTGCAGGAGGATTGGCAATCGATCTTTGACATCTCCATCAATGATCCGTGTTGTTTTGGCAAAACCTGTGCCCAACTCTACCAGACGGGGGGTATCAGCAACGTCAGTGATGTCTACACGGCTGGATTTAAGCCCTGTGAACTCGAATTGTTAGAAACGCTGCAGGTCAAGGCGAGTTTGATCGTTCCCATCATTCAAACCGACCAGCTGTGGGGTCTGTTGATTGCCCATCAGTGCGACCGGGCACGGGCCTGGCATGAGACAGAAGTCGATCTCCTGCGGCAGTTGGGAATGCAAGTGGCGATCGCGGCCCAACAGTCTGAACTGTACCGGCAGTCGCAGAGTGAACTGCGGGAACGGATGCGGGTTGAGCAGAATCTGAGAGCCAGCGAAGCCCTGTTGCGATCGCTCTATGAAGTCACCTCTGCCCATCAGCTCGACTTTGACCGTACGCTGCAAGCCATTTTGGAGCTGGGGCGGCAACAGTTTGACCTGGAAGTGGGGGCCCTGGCCAAAATTGAGGGCGATCGCTACGAAATTGTGCTCAGCCAGGGGCCGACTGGCACCATCACCCGGGGAGCGATTTTAGATCTGAAACAGACCTACTGTCACAATGTGATCCAGGCGCAATCGCCCATTTTTATCAACCGTGCCGAGCACTCCGACTGGCACCATCACCCCTGCTATAGCGCCTTTGGCATCGAGGTCTATGTCGGTGCCCCCATCATCGTCAATGACGCCATCTACGGCACGTTGCACTTTTACAGCACCCTGGCCACCGAAAAAGCATTTAAGTCCCTCGACAAAGAACTGTTGATGCTGATGGCCCAATGGCTTGGAGGCGAAATTGAGCGGCAGTTGGCCGCTCAAGACCTGGCGCAGGCACGAGACGAAGCCCTGGAAGCCACCCGGGCCAAGAGTGAATTTCTAGCCATGATGAGCCACGAAATTCGCACGCCAATGAATGCGGTGATCGGCATGACAGGGCTCTTGTTAGACACGCCCTTGACCCCTACCCAACAAGACTTTGCCGCAACCATCCGCAGCAGCGGTGATGCCTTGCTCACGATTATCAACGACATTTTAGACTTCTCGAAAATCGAGTCGGGCAGGCTAGAGCTGGAAGAACATCCCTTTGAGATTCGGGACTGTGTGGAAGAATCCTTTGATGTGCTGTTTGCAAAAGCAGCCGAAAAGCAGCTCGAGCTAGCCTATCAAATTGATCACGATGTGCCTGATTTGGTGCTGGGAGATGTGGCACGACTGCGGCAAATCCTGGTGAACCTGCTCAGCAATGCGGTCAAATTTACCCCCAAGGGCGAGATTGTGGCTCGGGTTTCGACCTGCTCTCCCTCAGATGGACTGGCCAGAGAGGCTCAGACCGAGGATTGGCGATCGCTCCAGTTTTCGGTCCAGGATACGGGCATTGGCATTCCGGCTGAACGCATGGATCGACTCTTTCAGCCCTTTAGCCAGATCGACTCCTCCACCACCCGTAAATATGGCGGTACCGGGCTGGGGCTAGTCATCTGCCAACAGCTGGTCGAGCTAATGGGCGGCAAGATATGGATGGAAAGTGAGGTCGGCGAGGGAACCACCTTCTTTTTCACCATCACCATCAAAGCCTTGGAGCAAAATCATGGGATCCATACCAGCAGCGCTCACGACCTGCAACAGAAAGCGGTGCTGATCGTAGACGACAACGACACTAACCGCAAAATCCTGATGCGACAAACCCAATCATGGGGTTTGATTCCCCATGTGGCTGCATCGGGAACAGAAGCACTAGAGATTTTAACCCGCCATCCCGAGATCGATCTAGCCATTCTTGACATGCAGATGCCCCACATGGATGGCCTGATGGTGGCTCAAGCGATTCATCAACAACCGTTCTATCGCCACTTACCGCTGGTGATGCTGACCTCGATTGGTCAGTACGAGATGGACGAGGAGCAGATTAAAGCGCACTTCGCAGCCTTTCTCAATAAGCCCATCAAGCAGTCTCAGCTATTCAACGCGCTGATTGGCATCGTTCACGAGCAGCCCATCCGGATTCAGTATTCTGAACCACAAAAATTTGAGCTGGATCATCAATTGGCAGAGAAACTTCCCCTTAAAATTTTGGTTGCAGAAGATAATGGGGTGAATCAAAAGCTTGCCATCCAACTACTTCAACGGCTGGGCTATCGAGCCGATATCGTCGCTAACGGACTGGAAGTGCTCGATGCGATCAGTCGCCAATTCTATGATGTCATTTTGATGGATGTGCAGATGCCTGAAATGGATGGACTCACGGCCACCCGACAGATTTGCGAGTGCTATCCGGCGGTAGAGCGCCCTTATATTGTTGCCATGACGGCAAATGCCATGCAAGGCGATCGGGAACGGTGTTTGCACGCGGGGATGAATGACTATGTCGGCAAGCCGATTCGGTTCAACGATCTCATCCAGGCCCTAACTCGTGGGTCTTCTCACCTGACGAATCGCCAACCTCCTGTCCTGCCCACCCCCGAGCCCGTCGCTGAAGACGACTCCTCCGGTAGCCGCGTCCCCATGATTGACTACGGTGCCCTGCAAACCACGCTCGCGTCCATGGGAGCCAATTCCCGTGACTGCCTGACAATGCTGCTCGACATCTTTGTAGAAGAAACCCCAGCATTGATTCAAACCATGAAAACGGCGATCGCTCACCAAGATGCAAGCGCCCTGAGTTTTGCAGCCCACAAGTTGAAATCTAGCAGTGCCAGTTTAGGAGCCGTGTCGCTTGCAGAACGATGCCGCTTGCTGGAGGGAATCGGCAAAGAGGGCGATTTAACCCATGGGGCAGCCATCGTCACGGAAATTGAAGCCCACTATAGCCACGTCGAAGCCGCCTTGTCTACCTTTGCCGTGACCGGGCAATAG
- a CDS encoding phosphate/phosphite/phosphonate ABC transporter substrate-binding protein, translated as MPIHPAAVSTAGVISLICLLGLSACGQPSSSERPEAFADPSRDTASDGVTRVPASAPGMVAVQRPVRVGVLAIDSALSMHKRYQPLIDYLAETLDRPVELVALTQDSQFTAVAAGEIDFIATNPLAAVQVQRFYHTEFLVTHSRPRSGSEFSGLIIARADSALQSLEDLRGQRVACVDFETAAAGCLFQIHHLRQAEIDPFKDFGEFIENPSQDSIVLAVLNRTIDAGFIRTGQLEKMVKNGLLPDADGIKILDQARDDFVYPHTTTLYPEWPLAALSDTDPALSDAVGAALLAMPPDHPALAAANLEGFVDAVNYRPIDELIETLQLKSWDAD; from the coding sequence ATGCCCATTCATCCTGCTGCCGTCTCGACTGCTGGTGTTATCAGCCTGATATGCCTGCTGGGGTTGAGTGCCTGTGGTCAGCCTTCGTCGTCCGAGCGTCCCGAGGCTTTCGCTGATCCGAGTCGCGATACTGCCTCTGATGGTGTGACCCGAGTCCCAGCATCGGCACCGGGAATGGTCGCTGTTCAGCGCCCCGTGCGGGTTGGGGTCCTTGCCATTGATAGTGCCCTATCCATGCACAAACGCTACCAGCCGCTCATTGACTACCTGGCAGAGACTCTCGATCGTCCCGTTGAGCTGGTGGCGCTGACCCAAGACAGCCAGTTTACAGCCGTTGCAGCGGGCGAGATAGACTTCATAGCCACCAACCCCCTGGCCGCCGTGCAGGTGCAGCGGTTTTATCACACAGAGTTTTTAGTGACCCATTCCCGTCCCAGATCAGGCAGTGAATTTAGCGGGTTAATCATTGCCAGAGCCGATAGTGCCTTGCAGTCCCTTGAGGATCTACGGGGCCAGCGAGTGGCCTGCGTCGATTTTGAGACGGCTGCTGCGGGCTGCCTGTTTCAGATCCATCATCTGCGCCAGGCCGAGATTGATCCCTTCAAGGATTTTGGCGAGTTCATCGAAAATCCATCCCAGGACAGCATTGTACTGGCCGTTCTCAACAGGACGATCGACGCCGGCTTCATTCGCACGGGACAGCTGGAAAAGATGGTAAAAAACGGACTGTTGCCTGACGCCGATGGGATCAAAATCCTCGACCAGGCCAGGGATGACTTTGTCTATCCCCACACCACGACCCTTTACCCAGAATGGCCCCTCGCCGCCTTGAGCGACACCGACCCGGCCCTGTCCGATGCGGTGGGAGCCGCATTGTTGGCGATGCCGCCCGATCATCCCGCCCTGGCGGCTGCCAACCTGGAAGGCTTTGTGGATGCCGTCAATTACCGACCCATTGACGAGCTGATTGAAACCTTACAGCTAAAGAGCTGGGATGCCGACTAG
- a CDS encoding response regulator, translating to MSMPFQAESFLILLVEDDRLTRTMLRQALTQEGYRVIEASDGEECLSVYGRQQPNLVLLDAMMPTMNGFDCCAKLLTLPGAAQTPIIMITGLEDKASVDWAFDLGATDYVTKPIHWPILRRRVRNLLEKEYFYRELALVNQKLHQLAITDQLTNLANRRYFDDCFEREWRRSLRYQTSLSLILCDVDYFKAYNDIYGHQAGDACLQRVAQVLSHAAKRATDIVARYGGEEFAIILPDTRLDGAMGIAQAIRAELKILALPHPNSVSSHVTISQGVASTVPTRDIAAAVLIEGSDQALYQAKRNGRDAIAAFSAGQLITPFDSHPPRHGS from the coding sequence ATGTCCATGCCCTTTCAAGCCGAATCGTTTTTGATCCTTCTGGTTGAGGACGATCGATTGACGCGCACAATGCTGCGTCAAGCCCTAACCCAGGAAGGATACCGAGTCATAGAAGCCAGCGACGGAGAAGAGTGCCTGAGCGTCTACGGGCGGCAGCAACCTAATCTAGTGTTGCTCGATGCCATGATGCCAACCATGAACGGCTTTGATTGCTGTGCAAAACTGCTTACCCTACCCGGTGCCGCGCAAACCCCCATCATCATGATTACCGGATTGGAAGACAAGGCATCGGTCGATTGGGCATTTGACCTAGGAGCAACGGACTATGTGACCAAACCCATTCACTGGCCGATTTTGCGACGGCGTGTCAGGAACCTGCTGGAGAAGGAATATTTTTACCGGGAACTCGCATTAGTCAACCAAAAACTCCATCAGCTTGCCATTACCGATCAGCTGACCAACCTAGCCAATCGTCGTTACTTCGATGACTGTTTCGAGCGTGAGTGGAGGCGATCGCTGCGCTATCAGACGAGTCTCTCGCTCATCCTATGCGATGTCGATTATTTCAAGGCTTACAACGATATTTACGGGCATCAGGCCGGGGATGCCTGCCTGCAGCGAGTCGCCCAGGTCTTGAGTCATGCTGCCAAACGGGCGACCGACATCGTAGCCCGCTATGGTGGCGAAGAATTTGCCATTATCCTGCCGGATACTAGGCTCGACGGGGCCATGGGCATTGCCCAAGCCATCCGAGCAGAGCTCAAAATCCTTGCCCTTCCCCACCCAAACTCAGTCAGTTCCCACGTCACCATCAGTCAGGGAGTAGCCAGCACGGTTCCCACCCGAGACATCGCAGCCGCTGTCCTGATCGAAGGGTCCGATCAAGCCCTGTACCAGGCGAAACGCAATGGACGAGATGCCATCGCCGCTTTCAGTGCGGGTCAGCTGATCACCCCGTTTGACAGTCATCCTCCACGACACGGGTCTTAA